From the Hordeum vulgare subsp. vulgare chromosome 1H, MorexV3_pseudomolecules_assembly, whole genome shotgun sequence genome, the window CCCCGATTCTACCTTGACAATTCCTCTTTGTattcttccatcttttcctcagtattTCACTCGTTGTTCACGTAATGTGGATGCCTCTGCGGATGTGTCATcctcctcgtctcagcctacctatggattgcgtccccgtcctcgtccgcctgttgatcgccttggattttccaccgctggtgctgctgttctttAGCCGACTTCTTATCATGAggttgttgttcatcctgaatggaagtttgcgatggcagaggagattgctgctcttgaacgcactggtacatGGGATCTTATTTCTCTTCCTCCCggtgtccgtcccatcacttgtaaatgggtctacaaggttaagacttgcttctatggttctcttgagcgttatGAAGCTCGTCTTATGGCTCGtggctttcagcaggagcatggtcgtgattacgcCGAGACTTTCGCTcctgtggcccatatgaccactatACGTACACTTCTTGACGTGGCCTCTGAACGCCATTGGTCtgtatctcagcttgatgttaagaatgcctttcttaatggtgagctgcgtgaggaggtgtacatgcagccaccacctgggtattcggttcctgatggcatggtatgtcgtcttcgtcgctctctctgtggccttaagcaagccccccccccccccgcgcctggtttgagcgttttgcctctatgGTGACTGTCgctggtttttcaacaagtgcTCATGATCCAGTATTGTTTGTCCACCTTTCTCCTCATGGTCGGAGTCTTCTTCTTctcgatgttgatgacatgatcatcactagtGATGatcccgagtatattgcctttgtaaaggcccgtcttagtgagcagtttcttatgtccgatcttggacatcttcgctactttcttgggattgaagtctcttctacctctcatggcttttttatatcccaggaaaagtatatccaggatcttcttgctcgtgctgctcttactgacaagcgcattgttgagactcccatggagctcaatgttcacctccgtgatactgatggtgaccccctgcctgacccgacacgttatcgtcatcttgttggcaatCTTGTCTATCTAGTTGTCACTCATCCAGATATCTCTTacccggttcatattctgagtcagtttgtctctGCTCCCACCTCCgttcactatagtcacctccttcgcgttctccgatatcttcggggcacgatctctcaccgtctattctttcctcgctccagttctttacaacttcaggcctattcggatgctacgtgggctagtgatccttcagatcgccgttcactttctgcttgctttgtttttcttggtggttctctcattgcctggaagacgaagaaacagattgcagtttcccgttcgagtgcagaagCTGAGTTGCGAgttatggctcttttgacgacaaaggtgacttggttacggtggttacttcaggattttggtgtttctgtcactacacttaCTCTGCTCTTATATGACAGTAcatgtgctattagcattgcgcacGATCCtgggaagcatgagctcaccaagcatattggtgttgatgctttctatgtgcgcgctggtgtgcaggatcaggttattgctcttcagtatgtgcctttcgAGTTGCAGTTGGCAGATTTCCTggcgaaggcccagactagagcgcaACATGGCTTCTATCTCTTCAAACTcggtgttgttcatccaccatgagtttgagggggggtgttagagtatatataatatagccatgtacccttttgtatttatcccattgtataaggggtttcctgcatatattccacacatgtacatgtatatatatcggcctatggcctcatgggaatataagttgcatatttcctaacCCCAACTCCGGTTAGGAGTCATCCACTTGTCTGTCCTCAAAGCCGCCTCCGTCGTGGATGATGTCCAACATCTCCCCACCGTCAGCCGGCGTCGTGCCCGGTCGAGACAAACGCAGATAGCAGGCGCCGAGCTAATACATGCCCCACGTCCGGTTCCGGAAGAGCTGCGCGATGGTGAGTCGGCGGAATTGATTGTCGCATTGCGGTCGACGCCCCATGGCATGTGCAGGGCCAAGGGTGGTCCGGGACTGCTACTGAAGACCGAGTTGCTTGGCGGCATAGTAATACGGCAGTCGCAGCTCCGTAGACCAAGAGGGCAGGAGGGTACTGGAGTTTAAGAGCTGGCGCCTCGCCAACCATCTTAGCTGCTACCTTCCTCCTCCGCAGctaccttcctcctcctctgcttGCGATGGCGCACGTTGCGTGTAGCTGCGGGCAGCCATCACCTCTGGATCCTCCGCTTCCAACTTTGGTGATAGTTCGGAGGTCTCAATCAGGTCCATACGGCGGTGCACCATGAAAAGGGCGGGAACTAGGATGGAGGGCAGACGGACCGTGACACTTAACCAACCGCAAATGGCACTGGTTACGGTTTTTTCCGGTCTGACCGTTGGTGGTTTTTAAACTATGGTTTAGTGACATCAATGTGCACCATGTTTAGCCTGGAGATAAAGAACCTAGGAGACTTCTATTTGTTTAATAGACAGTCTAAGTATTAATGTTCAATTTGCATGTGTTCTATTTTATTGCCAAGAGGCTCAAATGGTACTACATGGTCCAACGAAGATGTAAAATAAATTGGGCGTGTTTATTAGTTGTGTTGCCTTCCTATTAAATCCAAATCTGCACGGGAAAGAGTCACTGAATAAGGAATCAGAATTATTTTTTTGAACAGAAATATACCATAAAAACGTATGTTTTGGGCAGCCAAAAATTGTGTGTGCGCACGTTGAGAACCCATCTAGCATCTGTTATCCAGGCGTGACGAATGGAGTAATCATTCCCTCTAGTTGCACATGGTCTGCAAAGCACCCAAGTTGTTTCTTCTCCATAGTCTGTAGGGACAGCGTGCAGTTTAACTTGGTTTGTAtcttgttagagttgtgtcgaatattgtgtacacggtaggttacagttggactctgagtagtattgtgtttagacaggATATGGGGTCATGTCCTgataggacacttgtatcctaggcctctcatatatagcggggtAGACACccgatgtaacctatgccaacataacAGCACGGTGTGCGCGGGGAGCCGGCGACGTGTGTCGGCGCCCAGGCGGCCGAGGTGCGGTATTGTGACAGTGTCACAGGGAGGAGCGCCCATAGTCAGGCGCCgaggatgtagccatatcggtgaacctcgttaacaaatctcggtgtcgtgcttgtgtgattgcttggtcctggGATGATCAACAGAATGCCTCGGATTATtcgtaacaagtggtatcagagcccaggTGCCTGGAATAAATCTCGGTGGACTCACGGGTGGTCGGTCATGGTAGGTGGGCtggaacgctggtgttagcggacccatgggtgaccgatgtgtgagggggagattgttgggtttTGTCCCACATCAATTGTGGgaggagacataacacgacttataagggtgagggtgtcccctcctaacaggctagtcttttgggggaagagggcccaaggcctgtcataagtcggtgttgctcttcggttgggcctgttgacgcatgtgggtcggaaacgctggtgttagcggacccgggattgcgtaacaagtggtatcatgagcaaggttTATAGAGGTCGTGATTATGATCTAGAGGATGGATCTTCGGAAGTCGCGTTGAAATCAATGTGCAGAATAATCGTATCGAAGTTGATTGATTGAAAGATTTTTTGTGTGGTATTCGACGGGGGGCGACAAGAAGATCAGATCAGGAGCAATCAGAGGTAGCAGGTGGAGACATAAGCGGTGTGCAGGGACTCGCTGTCTCGGCGAGATTGGGTTGGCGTCCGGCGATCGACCCGTATCGATCGGCTGAGTGTAAGGCGTGCGAGACGCGTGCGCGTATGGCAGTTTGAGCCCGGAGGTGCAGCGATGGATCAGAGATTGATCGTGCCAGCGCCAGGCAGCGCAAGCTGGCCGAGGAGCGTACGTGTTCGTTGTGTAGAGCCAAGGAAATCTGATCGTGATATGAGGTTTTGTTAAGGGAAAAAAAAGAAAGCTACGTAGCAGATTGATGCTAACcatcaaaaaaagaaaaggaaagatcaATGCATCTACAGCCTACAGGAGTACGTGATGGATTTCTggattgatctccatcaccaagtgCAACAGGAAGGCTTACATGGCATAGTTTGGTTTTTTTTTGTACACGGGTTGTGTATGGGATGATGGCGTGAGGGTCTGTGATGCGTGTGGCAAGAATGGCAATGTGCGTATAAGGTTTGGAGGAGTCTAGAGCACGTCGCGACGGGATCATGCATACACAAGGTGTCAAGCAATGCACGGAGATGTGTGAGGCGGATATGACGCAAGGTGGAGCATGGTTGTAGCCAGATAATTTTCGGCTGGGTCAGACTGGACTGTCTGACGGATCGACGGGGATGTCGGTCAAAGAAGAAGACGGCGGTGATTTCAGCGACGACAACATAGGAGCGTGATGCTGATGGTGGCCAACTTCTGGGACGTGGAAACACGTGGTGCAGGTCTGAGGGCTTGTGCAGCTTCAACAGACTATGACACAGGGTTGATTCAAGGCAGTGCACACATGAGAGCTTGAAGTCGGCAGGGCACGGGGTAGCAGGGCCAGCTAcatggagtcatgttgaaggtggagctggagTCTGGTGAAAGACTTCACTCTGTGCTGATGGAGGGGCTACGGCGTAAATACGTGGAGAGTCGAAGCCTATTTCAGCGGATAGAGAGAGACACGTGGATCGGactgggtaccagtggtctgatgGAGACGTGATACTCGGCACCGGTCGGTGATGATCGGTGGTACTCTGCAGTGGGGGTTGAGTGGTGTGGGTTCGCGGCCCTTGAGACTCGACCGGGACAGCAGAGGCTCGATGCGGTAATAGCACCGAGGCGTGCAGTACGCACGGGACATGGAGACGGGCCAGGGCTCTGGTGGTCATACATGTGGTGAGACAACTGCAAATTTGACTCGGGATGACTACAAGTAATGgtgaaattccttcaagtttcAGACGGGAGGTCAAGGAAGAGCGGTGATGTTGAGTTCAGGTAACTCTTATGTGCGACACCCAATATGAGTTGTTCACTTTCACGCAGGTCAGTGATCGGTGTGTGATGGTGTTGGATACTCTGGAAGTTGGGAGCTCAACTAGAGTAATGTGGAGCTTAATTTCGTTCAAGCGTTGACTACGGTCTGGAAAAGAaggaactacaagttgaaggtggAGTCACATGGAGTCTTTGGAGTACCAGCGGTGCTCATGGATAAGctcaagtccaatgtacatggAAGTTTGACGCACAGATGAATTCAAGGTAGtggagaatattcgccaaggtggagtttgttagagttgtgtcgaatattgtgtacacggtaggttacagttggactctgagtagtattgtgtttagacaggatatggagtcgtgtcctgataggacacttgtatcctaagcctctcatatatagcggggtagacacacgatgtaacctatgccaacataatagcacaggcgTGCAGGGGGAGCCGGCGACGTGTGTCGACGCCCAGGACGGCCAGgatgcggtattgtgacggtgtcacggggaggagcgcccgtagtcatgccccggggatgtagccatgtcggtgaacctcgttaacaaatctcggtgtcgtgcttgtgtgattgcttggtcctcggatAATCGACGGAGTGCCTCGGATTTATTCTAACATATCTACTAAGTTCTAAACTGAGATACCTGCTGGTTGCTGCTTGTTCTGCTACTAGAAATTTGCTTGAGCTGTTACTTGGTAGACAAGGTGATAGGCAAGAACTAGTGTTTTGGCAATAAAAACTTGCTGTTTCGCGTTCTTATTGACGATTCTGCGCTGTATGATAGAACTTAATGTTTGCGGCAGTATATTTTTGTACCATGGAACATAGGGAAACTCGCTGCTGCGGGATCAAAACAAGTGGTTGGTCTGTTTCAGAGGAGGGCACCCAATACAGGGCACAAATACTGGGCACAGCTAGACTAATACACATCTAACACTAGGAAGTAATAGGACATGCAGATATGAATGTCAAGCTTTTGACATCTCTCCTGGAAGAAATAGCTATTGCAGAGAGAAGAAAAAACTATTAATCCACATACCATCAGAGAGGCTACTTTTTCTTTCAGCTGCTTTCTCCTACTGCTGTATGCAAAATCGGCGGGCTGAATTTGTTGTAACAGAGCCTGGTCTGCCACTATGCAGGAACCATCAGCTCAATATGCTTCCTCCGTTATACCCCTTGTAGCTGACACTTGGAAAATATTGGCATTTGTTAGCAGTGCAAAGGCCTGCTTCTTTGATAAGAACTCCAAATTACTGGCATCAATACTGTTTCTTAGGTCTTGGGCAGACTTAAACAAATGAATGTGTGACCCTTCCAATACTTTGTCCGCTGCAAAAGAAACAGTAGAacaataagtttttgataatcctCTGGCCAACACAAATAAATTTTACCCCAAAAAATTATTTAGCTCTACTATTAGACCCCTTGCTCTCTAAATCGGACTTATGCTATAGCAGCGGATATCAGGGAGCTGTATAATTTAGAGAAAATGTTAGCCCAATCATTATTTTTGGAGATTAAATGTGGTGTTTTTTAGTTGGAAACAAAACAAAAGTCAAAGTTGTTTCATGGATGAGGAGGATGAACCGGGTTGGAGGAAGTAGGAATTGGGGATGGTGTTCGGCCTTGGCAAAAAAACAGGGGCAAAAACAAGTCTGGAGGGATTGTCAAATTTAGCATGTAAAATGAAGCCAAAATTACTGGAAAGCGAACTTACAGCAGAATTTTTTGGGAATTATCAACTTTCCCTGATGAGTTTTTGCAGTGTTACTGATGGGATCAATGCTACCATTACCACTCTCCTGTGCAAATAATTATTTGGGAATCAGAAATATCAAGTCTGAACAGTGGGAAGCAAGGAACATGCTTTACACCCATTATATGAATATTGCTACAATAATGGATGTGGTCTTGTAGTTTACCTGTTGCAGTAATTGCTTGCCACAGACAGCTGATGTTGGGCCATCATTGGACGCGCACGACTGTGAAAGCATCCCAGGGTCTCCATCTGCATGTTCACAAGAGATATGAATATATAAATCATGATGGCAATATCAGAAATAGTGAAAAGTAACACAGATATTTGGACATCCTCGCCAACCCTGGCTCACAGTAAAACCACAAATTCAATTCAATGCATGTGACCTTCCATCCTCCGTATCTTGCACAGATTTTCATTAATAGTGCTCGAAGATTTAGTTTCCATCAAATATTCTTCTGGTGTATGGTTTATGCGTTACAACTAAATATAGAATATAACTGACCCAAATCAAATAAAAATGGAAGGTGAAAAATACAAACTATCATTTCCTTACTATTTCAAGATCCTAAAATCTAATTGATAGCAGCAATAACTATATGTGGCTCATGGATGCTAATAGCCTGCTACCCAACGCTGCCGGCTAAATTGTTCATGACACATGTTTTCATGGATCACCCCGTAAAATTTTACACAAGTCTTATGACATTGTCAAATTTAGCATTTAAAAAGGAAGCCAAATCACTGGAAAAGCGGACTTACAGCTGAAATTATCGAGGAATGACAAGTTCTCTTGATGGATTCTAGAAGTACTGCCCGCAGTTTCaatgccaaaattttgattctcCTGTCCAGATAACAATTTGAGAAATCAGAAACATGAACCTAAACGGTGAGAAATAGCGAGCAGGTTCCCCAACCCAATATATTAATATTGATAAGACAATGGATGTGGATATGCGTTTATACCAGCAGCGATAACGGTTTCCTATTGATAGATGATATCGGAATATCATTGAGCAACATCCGATCTTCTCCACCTGAATGTTCACAGGAAAGTATGAATATACAAAATGATATGGCAATCGTCAAAAAAATCAaattaaaatgaaacaaaaaaagaaaacaaccaCACTACTATTTTGGAGGAAATGGCATTTAATTGCACCATTGTGCCAATGtatcatgtcaatgtatctgtataTTGTATATCAGATAAGTGAGATAACAAGGCCAGTAGCTAGCAAGGTATTGTATGTACCACGACTACACTCGTAAGCATAGACGAAGCGGGAGCAGTGGTGCTCCTCTGGTGGAAAGATCATGTTGTACTGCTCACAGTGAAGGACCTTCCGCGAGTGCACTTCCACCGAAAATATTCGACCGTAGCTGAAAAAATACAGGACATTGGGGTCCAGTGTGTGGACCAGCGCAAGCTTGGGAACAATGTTTGGTAGACAAGTCAACTTGTAGCTTTGGCTCAACCAGATCTCAGTGAAGGATACACTATACGCAAGCGACCAGTGTGCAGCAGCAGGGTCATCCAAAGTCCACATACTGACCATGGGAGCCTGTACCTCCGGAGAACATGGATGGAACAAAACGTATCGGAGCTTCCCGCTGCTCACCTTCACACACCTCGTCTTGTCCAAGTAATCCTGGGACTTGGAAAGGATAGCCGGCCCTGGTAGTGGAATAAAGTGCAATAGCTGCTGCTCGTCAAAGGGGTCATGTTGGCGCTGGATGAAACCCCCGGCGAAGGGGTCACAAGTAATGATGCCGCACGAGAGGTCTGTCCACCATaacctcctctcgtgcgagatCACCGAGGCGCTGGTACCCCACCCTTTCGGAATTAGCCCGTCGCACTGGAGCTTGTCAGAGACGGTCCACTTACCCCACAGGGTTGAGTAGCTCTGCAAGGTGGCGTAATTGGTACCGTGCATAGGACGGAGCTCACAGATGGCATAGTCCGGAAGCCCT encodes:
- the LOC123429645 gene encoding uncharacterized protein LOC123429645, with the translated sequence MPEAAAAAAVPSPPPLPQPPSSPQWMILSSVPVVFAEDIPAIDASLSRSELFNISLDLRNPPAISHVTVPRRICPAEATPSDFPHIISVDRMGIYLMYTPGSSELAVCLPYKGIAGEVDTIPCPPLPIDNLGNTGIISCRGLPDYAICELRPMHGTNYATLQSYSTLWGKWTVSDKLQCDGLIPKGWGTSASVISHERRLWWTDLSCGIITCDPFAGGFIQRQHDPFDEQQLLHFIPLPGPAILSKSQDYLDKTRCVKVSSGKLRYVLFHPCSPEVQAPMVSMWTLDDPAAAHWSLAYSVSFTEIWLSQSYKLTCLPNIVPKLALVHTLDPNVLYFFSYGRIFSVEVHSRKVLHCEQYNMIFPPEEHHCSRFVYAYECSRGGEDRMLLNDIPISSINRKPLSLLENQNFGIETAGSTSRIHQENLSFLDNFSYGDPGMLSQSCASNDGPTSAVCGKQLLQQESGNGSIDPISNTAKTHQGKLIIPKKFCSDKVLEGSHIHLFKSAQDLRNSIDASNLEFLSKKQAFALLTNANIFQVSATRGITEEAY